Proteins from a genomic interval of Deltaproteobacteria bacterium:
- a CDS encoding serine/threonine protein kinase — protein sequence MATVHESASASPSFRTGPTRITESAAPQRRPAVLHGQAVLTAADAMRADEIARAVTFYRVVMVIVAGVLATLPWLGGDLSAKWTFAAGLVVYAVAETWFVAAIRRDPDQYCDRNLYPLGISGVFAAFAGVYYCGVFSPAPAMIVMALYVNSLIGSRRYPAVIYGLCAGCQAALAAAVMAGAIPDRGLVVPRDWPLSSQVLVQLIVQGVYLATFLIGRLSRRATAEAFSKVEEVARAVAQRDALLAEARHELERAAWVGEPGRFTDQRVGSFRLGAVVGRGAMGEVYEATRESDGRDAAVKLLHRNVLADPEHVARFAREAEAVATIDSPHVVRVLEVSDPSAPTPYIAMERLTGEHLGAVLQRRRRLPPADVVVMVDHVARGIDAAAARGVVHRDLKPQNVFCAHTERGPVWKILDFGVSKLADEAGTLTGGNAVGTPAYMSPEQARGLDIDHRTDVYALGAIAYRCLTGQPAFSGRDVPMILHEVVYRVPVRPSLLAAELPEDVDRVLAIALAKRREDRFDCGGELADAFAAAVRGALGDRLRRRADALVARYPWGRAIV from the coding sequence GTGGCCACGGTGCACGAGAGCGCGTCCGCTTCGCCGTCGTTTCGGACGGGACCGACGCGCATCACCGAGTCCGCTGCGCCGCAGCGGCGACCGGCGGTCTTGCACGGCCAGGCGGTGCTCACCGCGGCGGATGCGATGCGCGCGGACGAGATCGCTCGCGCGGTCACGTTCTATCGCGTCGTCATGGTGATCGTCGCGGGCGTGCTCGCGACGTTGCCATGGCTCGGCGGCGACCTGTCGGCGAAGTGGACGTTCGCGGCAGGCCTGGTGGTGTACGCGGTCGCCGAGACCTGGTTCGTCGCGGCGATCCGCCGCGACCCCGACCAGTACTGCGACCGCAACTTGTACCCGCTCGGTATCAGCGGTGTGTTCGCGGCGTTCGCGGGCGTCTACTACTGCGGCGTGTTCTCGCCGGCGCCCGCGATGATCGTGATGGCGCTGTACGTCAACAGCCTCATCGGCAGCCGCAGGTATCCCGCCGTCATCTACGGGCTGTGCGCCGGCTGTCAGGCCGCGCTCGCGGCCGCCGTGATGGCGGGTGCGATCCCCGATCGCGGCCTCGTCGTGCCGCGCGACTGGCCGCTGTCGTCTCAGGTGCTGGTGCAACTGATCGTCCAGGGGGTGTACCTGGCGACGTTCTTGATCGGCCGCCTGTCGCGGCGCGCGACCGCGGAGGCGTTTTCGAAGGTGGAAGAGGTCGCGCGCGCGGTCGCGCAACGGGATGCACTACTCGCCGAGGCGCGACACGAACTCGAGCGTGCCGCGTGGGTCGGCGAGCCGGGCCGGTTCACCGACCAGCGTGTGGGCAGCTTCCGGCTCGGCGCGGTCGTCGGACGCGGCGCGATGGGCGAGGTGTACGAAGCGACGCGCGAGAGCGACGGGCGGGACGCGGCCGTGAAGCTGCTGCACCGCAACGTACTCGCCGACCCGGAGCACGTCGCCCGGTTCGCGCGCGAGGCGGAGGCGGTGGCCACGATCGACTCACCGCACGTCGTCCGGGTGCTCGAGGTGAGCGATCCGTCCGCGCCGACGCCGTACATCGCGATGGAGCGGCTCACCGGCGAGCACCTGGGCGCGGTGCTGCAGCGCCGCCGTCGCCTGCCGCCCGCCGACGTCGTGGTCATGGTCGACCACGTGGCGCGCGGGATCGACGCGGCCGCGGCGCGCGGCGTCGTGCACCGCGACCTGAAGCCGCAAAACGTGTTTTGCGCGCACACGGAGCGCGGCCCGGTGTGGAAGATCCTCGACTTCGGCGTGTCGAAGCTGGCCGACGAGGCGGGCACGCTCACCGGCGGCAACGCGGTCGGCACGCCGGCGTACATGTCGCCCGAGCAGGCGCGCGGCCTCGACATCGATCACCGCACCGACGTGTACGCGCTCGGCGCGATCGCGTACCGCTGTTTGACCGGGCAGCCCGCGTTCTCGGGCCGCGACGTGCCGATGATCCTGCACGAAGTGGTGTACCGCGTGCCCGTTCGTCCGAGCTTGCTCGCCGCCGAACTACCGGAGGACGTCGACCGCGTGCTCGCGATCGCACTGGCCAAACGCCGCGAGGACCGGTTCGACTGCGGGGGCGAACTCGCCGACGCGTTCGCCGCCGCGGTGCGCGGTGCGCTCGGCGACAGGCTGCGGCGCCGGGCGGACGCGCTCGTCGCCCGCTACCCGTGGGGGCGCGCCATCGTGTAG